TGTTATTATAGGGTTCTTGAAATCTTTTATGCATTTGGTATCATCTTATATGTTTTGGTGTGGGTGATCTATGAACTTTTAGTtgttcaaccaataaaaatcttttttgaATTATCACTCTATCATGTAATTAATGACCATCAAACTATCAATACATGCATTTTATAGTTTATGTGCATGTTATCTTACTTTGTGTGAATAAGTTTTTATAAGAAAACTTAATTTCTTAACTAAATTTTcgtgaaaaaaataataattttgtggtgataaatcttaaattaaataagtatattattttattatatcactacaagaaaacgcgtCTATAACGACGACTCgttacgaggaaattatttcctcgtaaatttacatgGTGTTTACGACGATGTTACGAGTAAATAAATATTCgtcgtaaattcgttgtaaagttACAACGAAAACGATTCGTCGTAAACCAAATGTAATTTTACAAGGCTTTTACGTGGAAAgcccaattcgtcgtaaactcattgtaaatatacaagtcatttacgacgaatcatgtaaccgttacttttggtgaaaacgtgcatatagtgtggtttaaagtaactaacttcgttgtaaaatcattgtaaatttacgagtgatttacgtggaaagcccaattcgtcgtaaactcattgtaaatatacaagCCATTTACGAGGAATCATGTAACCGTTACTTTTGGTGAAAACGTGCATATAGTGGGGTTCAAAATAAGctaaattcgttgtaaattcgttgtaaataatatgtaaaaacgatgtaaaagcaaagtaaaacttttcgttgtaaaatccaTGTTATACCTTCACCTACCACTTACGAAAATcgtctatatatatgatcatttctcaattcaaataacacacaaacgaaatcaaagaaaaaaaaccagaaaaaagaaaaacaaatggctGATGGCTTCAATATTTACGAGTTACGAAGTTGGATGTATTCGCATAAAGATGATTCCGGTAGAGTGACGGATGCATTTCTAAGCGGGCTAGAGACATTCATGCACCAGGCGGGCTGTACACCGATCACGcaggaaagcggtaagatgttctgcccttgtcggaaatgcaagaattcaaaatttgctCGTAGTGAAACTGTATGGAAGCACTTACTAAACAGAGGATTTAcaccacaatattatatttggtatcaacATGGGGAGGGTTATGGTggaaatgaagctagtagtagtaataattttgaagctgctggtaatagtgaagaaccgaatcatttgcataatgaatctagttatcatcaggaggagcagatggtagatcatgatagggttcaagacatgattactgatgcatttttagaaacaactactgcaatagctcatgaaactggaaatgtagaagaacctaatttggatgcaaaaaggttttatgaaatgttagatgctgcaaatcaaccaatctacactggttgtagagaaggtctctctaaattgtctctagcagctaggatgatgaacaTTAAAACGGATCATAATTTACCTGAGAATTGCATGGATGCTTGGGCGGagttgttcaaagagtatttgccagaagacaacgtgtcagctgaatcttattatgagattcagaaattggtttatagtcttgggttgccttcggagatgatagatgtttgcatcgacaactgcatgatctactggaaggatgatgagaagttagaagagtgtcgattctgcaagaaaccacgattcaagccgcaaggacgtgggaggaatagggtaccgtaccaaaggatgtggtacctacccaTTAAAGACAGGTTAAAAAGATTATACCAATCGGAGAGGACTGCTGCATGGATGAGGTGGCATGCTGAACATGTCCAGAAGGATGGCGAGGTCGCTCACCCATCAGATGCAAGggcgtggaaacatttcaacAAGGTATACCCAGATTTCGCTGAAAATATTCGGAATGTCTATCTTGGGTTATGCaccgatggatttagtccatttggtATGTCTGGGAGACAGTATTCTTTGTGGCCAGTTATTCTTACGCCGTACAACCTGCCGCCGGATATGTGCATGGAACAAGAAtttctattcttgaccatattaatcccTGGGCCGAAGCATCCAAAACGGTCGTTGGATGTATTTCTTCAACCACTGATACAGGAGCTAAAGGAGTTGTGGTCAGAAGGGGTAAGAACTTATGATTGTTCCACGAAAACcaattttacgatgcgagcaGTTCTGCTGTGGacgataagtgactttcctgcttatggaATGTTGTCTGGCTGGACAACTCATGGAAggttatcttgtccatattgtcatGGATCTACGGATgcttttcaactgaagaatggtagaaagagttgttggtttgattgtcatcgtcgatttcttccTGTTGCCCATCCTTACAGAAGAAATAAGACTTTGTttaggaaaaacaaagttgtcAGAGACAGTCCTCCTCCATATCTCACAGGCCAGCAGATCGAGGAGGACATTGATTATTACGGAGCTCAGAAAACTGTGAAGCAAGGAGGAAACTGGCATGTTCCTGGTAATATGCCTGATGGGTATGGGGTTTCTCAcaattggcataagaaaagtatattttgggagctaCCTTACTGGAAAGATCTTCTTTTACGCCACAACTtggatgtgatgcatatagagaagaacttttttgacaacatcatgaatacaatactgAACGTCccagggaagacaaaagataacaaaaagtcAAGGATGGACTTACccgatatttgctcaagaagtgaGTTACATATCAAGAGCAATGGAAATGTTCCTGTTCCCATCTTTCGATTGTCATCAGAAGCGAAGTCAACTTTGTTTGACTGGGTTGCATCAGAAGTGAAGTTTCCTGATGGTTACGTTTCAAATCTGTCAAGATGTGTTGAACGAGGTCAAAAGTTCTCAggaatgaagagtcatgattgtcatgtgtttatgcaacgactacttccatTCGCTTTTGCTGAGCTCCTTCCAACAaatgtacatgaagcacttgcaggtaaatattaattaataatatacatatatatatatactatgaaaTGTTACTAATTTGGGTTATATTTGCAATATGCAGCGATCGGAGCTTTCTTCAGAGACCTTAGCACACGTACGTTCAAGGAAGAAGTCATCGAACAACTTCATGAGAACATCCCGATCATAGTGTGCAACctagagaagatatttcctccatcattttttgacgtcatggaacatCTAGTTGTCCACCTCCCGTACGAAGCATTACTTCGCGGACCTGTTCACaatggatggatgtatccaTATGAGCGCTCTATGAAACATTTGAAGGGGAAAGCAAGAAATCTTGCAAAGGTGGAAGGTTCGATTGTGGCTGGAAGTTTGACAGCAGAAACATCTAACTTCACATCATACTACTTTGCTTCAACGGTTCGTACGAGGAAAAGAGTTCctagaagatatgatgatggtggagtaCCGCAATCTTATGCAGTAGACGGTGTTCCTGACATTTTCTGCCAAATTGGACGGTTTGGTGGTAAACTGAGAGAAGTATGGTGGTCCAGTGATGAGGATAAGCATAGTGCCCACACTTATATTCTGCTCAACTGCGAGGATGCTGTGATGCGTTCTTTTGAAAGGTAAATAATATTCGTGtgtattatatgatatgatgttaattaattatatgatatgatgcatTTGTTTAATTTGCAGCTTGTTTGTATCTCAAGTTGAAGAAGCAATACCAGGAATATCCGGAACCGAGGTGGATGCAAGGAAAGATAAGCACTTTGTCAAGTGGTTAAAAGGACaggtaatattaacatattaagtaATCTTTggtactattattattaatgtaaaattcTAACAGTGATGTATTAATTTGTAGGTTGATTATGACGATCCATATTATCCTGTATGGTTTCATGATTTGATCCAAGGTCCAGTagcaaaggtcaccacatcatCTATGTACTTCACACGAGGTTTCACTTTTCATACATATGAGTATGGGAGACGTCGGGCAACAAGCAACTACGGGatatgtgtgaaaggtgaaacagacttttacgggatcttgcaagagattattgaagtggaatttccagggtTGTTGAAGCTAAAATGTGTCCTCTTCAAATGCGAGTGGTTCGACCCGGTGGAGAACCgtggtgttcggtttaacaaatttggtGTTGTGGATATCCATTCTGGGAGAAGAtataacaaattcgagcctttcatcttagcttcccAAGCCGAACAAGTTAGCTTCCTTCCATACCCTCGCCTTCGAAGTTCTGGGATAAATTGGTTAACTGCTATCAAAATAACACCTCGTGGACGGATTGttgctggagaagaaccacctttgcaagaagaagatgcaatcaatgaagttgaggtacctgatcaacaaactgatgaaattcttttgatcgacccggataaccgtcaatatgaagatcttcccgaaGATGTGACGGATGAAGCACGTGAAGATGAGTTCGATAGAAGCGATGATGATCATTGTAGTGATGTTGATGAGAACTCAAATGATTCTTcatgatgtaaaatatgtaacaaatgttgatttttattagaagatcttattttcatatgtgtatcaaattctattttatataatatgcatttaaaaataaatttggagtttatggtttcagttggAAAAAGAGGTTGAATGTGTAGAAGATATgatagtatagatatgtaagtttggggtttagggattttgatTTTCGGGGTTTCACATATTTCGTTGTAAtttcgttgtaaaaaaaaacgcgggcctggtaatttcctcgtaaagtttaGATTCGTCGTAACTTCGTTGTTAACCATGAAtcagggtttagggatttgatttgtgGTTTCAAAGATTCGTTGTAAACAcgttgtaaacaaaaaaagcgGGCCTGGTACNNNNNNNNNNNNNNNNNNNNNNNNNNNNNNNNNNNNNNNNNNNNNNNNNNNNNNNNNNNNNNNNNNNNNNNNNNNNNNNNNNNNNNNNNNNNNNNNNNNNTTAGATAAATTTGGCATGTCCGAACATGAGACAATGGGACATGATCAATATATCCTAAGTTGCCTTCTAAGGAACTAAAAGTTTGAGAATTGATTTATACTAAcaaaacccaaaaagaaaagggattgtttggttttaataaatgttacaggtttatacaaggtctcaacaggttatacacatttggagaatgattgaagaagcacaaagtactacaagttcagtcatgagaaatgttagccctcttcaccatgtctacacCAACTACACATCTATGAAGTCTACCTATCCGTTTGGGACGTGGCACAGAAGGACCAGTTCAAGACTTGGCGcccatgaagctaaaccatcaAAGTGTCCATGCGCCCAGACTTGAAGAACGGAAGTCCAGAACggggggagtagtgtgtgttgtactctttttccttcacttcggttttgtcccactgggtttttccgagtaaggttttaatgaggcaacattaagcacactacaagctctatatagttctggcatccaagggggagtgttatgaatattatgtttatggatgtccagcccattagatatttacttgtaatcttggctCTTTTATGGCtcattgtatttaggcccatgtcgccatgtatttcctatataaggaacactttgattttcaataataaaacacagtTTCACAACAATATCATAGTTACATACGTTTTGTTATCTGTCAAaaacctttttatttaaacaacaTATGCCTGTCGAATTAGAACAAACTTCAGTCACCTATAACACACTGGTCTTCATTATTATATAGATTATGTACCAATTCTGatgttttgataatattttctatGAACCCCAATGCTTCAACGCTTATTAGAATCTGAAACTTTCACTTAAAAACATTACCATTCATCAGTTCcaatcattttttgttttacaaacgATTGCAtcatataacataaataaataaaataccaaTCTTTTCTAATCataactattatatatatatatatatataatatatatattatatatatatattatatatatatatatatctaaatacgTAAATGAAAATCTTAACTTAActcaaataaactaaaatataggTAATTTGTTAAGTTAAGGGAACCCAATTATAGTAGATGGCAAATAGctgatcaatttaaatattatcataatttttaaaataatatctgAAATGTGTATAGCACTAATATATAGTTATgtaatttgacatatttaatatagttaccaaaaatattatattaaattaatattcaacgcacaatatgattaaaaaaaatatgattacaaaaatatgattacaaaaaacaaaaataaaattcaaaacaaataaacaaaatatataaattaaaggGTAATTCTCTCAAAATATcactttttaaagtttttgtcataaaaatatcattcaaaaaataaaatgacaaaaatagcatctttttgttttaaaaatttaatatatatattttatttttaaaaaattgaatacattcctaaaactccacaccttaattctaaaccctaagtcttagattaattaacccaaaTGTTATAAATGCAAttttacccttcaataaaacttcttttggtcattttcctctttgtgatgttattttttgtgacaaaaacttggtttagtACTATGTTTAGCTTTTTccctaaattaaattaatatagttaccaaaaattatattaaattaattaaacgcaaatatgattaaaaaaatatgattacaaaaaatacgaatataaaattaaaaatttcaaaaaaataaaacaaaaaatatatccgccctttgaagggcggatcaaaatctagtatacagGAAAAGAAAAGGTCGACAGGTTAGATATTCGAAATCATATTGTTTGACAAAATTAGCCGTCTTGTTTAGTATATCATATATCTTGCAGATCAAGTTTTTTCAAGTTATGATAAAttagattttattgtttattataatatataattaagttattaaatGCTGCGGTTTTTATGTTATGATTGGTTGTTATTGatatttagaatacattaaaatatttagatttctCAGCTATTTATGATTTACTATATTCAGTTGTGTTAATTTACAACTTACCgacattttagtttatttgagtaaatttaatatttttatttaagttttagtCTATATACGGTTATTGATTCGAAAGattaatgattttatgatttagaatatTCGATATTGTTAGGTATGGAAATTCCAACAATTTTAATtgattagaaatattttttggcTTTTGAAATAGtggtttatatttatttgttattgGTTTGTAAAGCTTTGGATTTCTTGTTTTGATTATGTGTTTTTGCCATGATAAATTTTATTCCATAATCAATATTTAAGTTGCCAATTTTGCCATTTGTtgttttgattggttattattGATcgtgagaaaataaaaaataatttgggttttatgtttttggttgtATTacataccatatatatatacagatcaGAAAACACAATATGTACAAACAATTacgaaaattaaaatattagattttaacaATTTTGAATTATGCAAATCGTTTGTTACAAAACCATTGAAGCTTTGGTCTTATTTTCTGATGTAATtgttttgtaacaaaaaaaaaatgattggaAGTGATGAATGGTTGTGGAACCAATATTAATATATCGATGTATTGTTTTTAAGTGGAAGTTTGCAGATTCTGATAAACGATGAAGCATCGGTGTTCATGGAACATCATTGTCAATATATAGCAGAATTGATACATACACTATCTAATAAATGAAATCAGTGTTTTGTAGCAACTGAAGTTTGTTCTAAATAATCTGTAACTATAATATGTAAATTTCGAGAGAAATGTGTCGTTCAAAAAAAATGTCGACAGGTGTTTCTGTTAAATAAATATGTGGTTTTCTTCTgcattaataaaaagaaaatagaaaatacagaattaaataaaaagcaaaGCTTTAAAATATTGCGGTAGCACAGAAGTGTAAATAcaatgaaacctctataaattaataatttgggGACTAcactaaaactataatttttttagtaatttatcgaaattattaatttatcgagatattaattgaaccaaaaactcaatttggaattatataattatattaatttatagattataatTTAAAGAGATATACTGTACTGTTGAAACAGAAGGGCACCTCAAAAAGGGtcttgtgttttaatagtatagatatcattatttatcacattaataattaaaaatataattaatttattattaaatttcgtattaattaaattattcattagtttaaaaataataaattagttagtAAGCTCTTAGTTTTAGGTatgatgtatatttaatattaattaagttaaatataactaattcaaagttacaaataattatttttcaaaaataaaaagatcaaatgatcatgtggattataaatatattaacaaaattagttgatgtgatttaacattattttattttgttatatttattacaatttatatattacttttggattattttgaataaattttatctttagtattcacattatacatttaaatacaaatatattttaagtcttaatatgttttatatttatatcataactcttaacttgtttaaattgtttaaaaaaacttgttttaatatattctgtatgttgaatgataataaaaacaaaaaaaaaacaaaactaagtatttttcaaaagtttttaaaacataaaacgtttcttatataaatatttaatcaaaccaATTTTCTTTTGCACGTATGTAGGACTCGGTTGCATATTGAATAATATCTCATTATTAATAGATACTTgttagattaaaaaatattatgtgataataattaatgtatttattttatttggactgttataactttttttgtagTCCAAACATAGTCGataaatattgtttatgtttttaatagtattgactatattttgacccgccctcttaaagggcgggtatatgttttgttttacataattattttttactcCAAATCTTTTACATTTGTGTCTTTCTTTgtaaatatattcatttttttctttgtaagcatatgtgttttctttgaaattatatttttatagaatatatattttaaaaatgtactactaaaatttttattactaagaatttttgataattgtatTGAATTAGTGGATATTGTAGAACAATACATTTGTGTCATATCCATTTCACACATTAATTAAAGTTTCATGATttgatttcatatataatttataataacattattattacaaataatataattcaGAATAATGTAcaccaaagaaaaaatattacatattacaATTTGTTATGCAATTAAAAATGGGTTTTGTAAATCATGGCTCATGTCCTTGGTCCAATTATTTATCATCTCCCTGACATGAGGGTGTGTCTCAACCAGTTTTTTGAAATTCGAGTCGGACCTACGGTTAAACCGTTAAACCGGTAACCCAACACAAATGCAGTTTGGATTTTGTGAAAACCCAA
This genomic stretch from Raphanus sativus cultivar WK10039 chromosome 3, ASM80110v3, whole genome shotgun sequence harbors:
- the LOC130509589 gene encoding uncharacterized protein LOC130509589: MADGFNIYELRSWMYSHKDDSGRVTDAFLSGLETFMHQAGCTPITQESGKMFCPCRKCKNSKFARSETVWKHLLNRGFTPQYYIWYQHGEGYGGNEASSSNNFEAAGNSEEPNHLHNESSYHQEEQMVDHDRVQDMITDAFLETTTAIAHETGNVEEPNLDAKRFYEMLDAANQPIYTGCREGLSKLSLAARMMNIKTDHNLPENCMDAWAELFKEYLPEDNVSAESYYEIQKLVYSLGLPSEMIDVCIDNCMIYWKDDEKLEECRFCKKPRFKPQGRGRNRVPYQRMWYLPIKDRLKRLYQSERTAAWMRWHAEHVQKDGEVAHPSDARAWKHFNKVYPDFAENIRNVYLGLCTDGFSPFGMSGRQYSLWPVILTPYNLPPDMCMEQEFLFLTILIPGPKHPKRSLDVFLQPLIQELKELWSEGVRTYDCSTKTNFTMRAVLLWTISDFPAYGMLSGWTTHGRLSCPYCHGSTDAFQLKNGRKSCWFDCHRRFLPVAHPYRRNKTLFRKNKVVRDSPPPYLTGQQIEEDIDYYGAQKTVKQGGNWHVPGNMPDGYGVSHNWHKKSIFWELPYWKDLLLRHNLDVMHIEKNFFDNIMNTILNVPGKTKDNKKSRMDLPDICSRSELHIKSNGNVPVPIFRLSSEAKSTLFDWVASEVKFPDGYVSNLSRCVERGQKFSGMKSHDCHVFMQRLLPFAFAELLPTNVHEALAAIGAFFRDLSTRTFKEEVIEQLHENIPIIVCNLEKIFPPSFFDVMEHLVVHLPYEALLRGPVHNGWMYPYERSMKHLKGKARNLAKVEGSIVAGSLTAETSNFTSYYFASTVRTRKRVPRRYDDGGVPQSYAVDGVPDIFCQIGRFGGKLREVWWSSDEDKHSAHTYILLNCEDAVMRSFESLFVSQVEEAIPGISGTEVDARKDKHFVKWLKGQVDYDDPYYPVWFHDLIQGPVAKVTTSSMYFTRGFTFHTYEYGRRRATSNYGICVKGETDFYGILQEIIEVEFPGLLKLKCVLFKCEWFDPVENRGVRFNKFGVVDIHSGRRYNKFEPFILASQAEQVSFLPYPRLRSSGINWLTAIKITPRGRIVAGEEPPLQEEDAINEVEVPDQQTDEILLIDPDNRQYEDLPEDVTDEAREDEFDRSDDDHCSDVDENSNDSS